Proteins found in one Takifugu rubripes chromosome 17, fTakRub1.2, whole genome shotgun sequence genomic segment:
- the LOC105419526 gene encoding uncharacterized protein isoform X2, whose amino-acid sequence MGLAAAAFLLLLIAPVLQAQYTSSWRVKYTNGHIFAVKGSTVNISCTYIYPLNHKVTDKFWFLKKRIPNFENLKSVPEYSGRVENICDDKINRCTLIIRNLTESDSTVYMFIFITDRHYWKYYGKPGVTLRVSDLQVIRSTQNLSCDSCSLTPQQNCNLFKTEQTILGNIYYAAPEDNILTDDCTCRIGEIGHSGVRFKAATSTSTEICVVKGSTVDISCKCRYSSQLPYDAPEGPLVSVSPSGEVEEDTTITLNCSSDANPAANYSWYKEGENSSKSSEQNFVITQVTAKDSGRYSCRVWNLLGHSESTVNVTVVPVRPWKLAAIGSGVGIFLIGLTGVFVVLFRKKNTHKKSVETKVDISSKLEEEYTSIHFPKAQTDLCSKVKTSGHLEPKHVEEEDVQYSEVSFHRPSSAPRTTGAVDSTDAIYSTVK is encoded by the exons atggggttggctgcagcagccttcctccttctcctcatcgctCCAG TTCTACAGGCTCAGTATACCAGTAGTTGGAGGGTGAAGTACACCAATGGTCACATCTTTGCTGTCAAAGGATCAACAGTCAACATCAGCTGCACCTATATTTACCCATTGAATCATAAAGTTACAGATAAATTCTGGTTTCTAAAAAAGAGGATTCCTAATTTTGAGAATCTGAAGTCAGTCCCAGAGTATTCAGGTCGTGTTGAGAATATCTGTGATGACAAGATCAACAGATGTACTCTGATCATCAGAAACTTGACAGAGAGCGACTCAACTGTTTACATGTTCATATTCATAACTGATCGACATTATTGGAAGTATTATGGTAAACCTGGAGTCACTCTGAGGGTCTCAG atCTTCAGGTGATCAGATCAACTCAGAATCTGAGCTGTGACAGCTGTTCTCTGACACCTCAACAAAACTGTAACTTGTTCAAGACTGAACAAACGATCCTTGGAAACATTTATTATGCAGCTCCAGAAGACAATATTCTTACAGACGACTGCACCTGTAGGATAGGAGAAATAGGACATTCTG gtgtgaGGTTCAAGGCAGCGACTTCCACTTCTACTGAAATCTGTGTTGTCAAAGGATCAACAGTCGACATCAGCTGCAAGTGCAGATATTCAAGCCAGTTACCATACG ATGCTCCTGAAGGTCCATTAGTGTCAGTGAGTCCCTCTGGTGAGGTTGAGGAGGACACTACAATCACCCTGAACTGTAGCTCTGATGCTAACCCGGCAGCTAATTACAGCTGGTACAAGGAGGGTGAAAACTCATCAAAATCATCAGAGCAGAACTTCGTCATCACTCAGGTCACAGCCAAAGACAGTGGACGTTATTCCTGTCGAGTCTGGAACCTGTTAGGACACAGTGAGTCTACAGTGAATGTGACTGTTGTCCCAG TTCGGCCATGGAAACTGGCAGCCATCGGATCAGGTGTTGGGATTTTCCTTATTGGACTTACAGGagtctttgttgttttgtttag GAAGAAGAACACACATAAGAAGTCAGTAGAGACAAAAGTG GATATATCCAGTaagctggaggaggaatatACCAGCATCCACTTCCCCAAAGCCCAGACAGATCTGTGCTCCAAAGTCAAAACATCTGGACACCTCGAGCCAAAACatgtggaggaagaagatgtgCAGTACTCTGAAGTCAGTTTTCACAGACCCAGCTCTGCCCCGAG GACAACTGGTGCCGTGGACAGTACTGATGCAATCTACAGCACAGTCAAGTAG
- the LOC105419526 gene encoding sialic acid-binding Ig-like lectin 6 isoform X1 — MGLAAAAFLLLLIAPVLQAQYTSSWRVKYTNGHIFAVKGSTVNISCTYIYPLNHKVTDKFWFLKKRIPNFENLKSVPEYSGRVENICDDKINRCTLIIRNLTESDSTVYMFIFITDRHYWKYYGKPGVTLRVSDLQVIRSTQNLSCDSCSLTPQQNCNLFKTEQTILGNIYYAAPEDNILTDDCTCRIGEIGHSGVRFKAATSTSTEICVVKGSTVDISCKCRYSSQLPYDDTFWVIKASDVELSSNSHHSYTCFKEDLKYQSNYYYNYRYTMRITNVHKNDSAVYKFMIRTNTGGWRLTGEPGVRLTVPDPVLQVRVSRQESSNRSELTCQSQCGASLYPYIWYKNDEKVDGVTRIHDVSLSINSPARYSCTVIGYESFRSPAVYAPEGPLVSVSPSGEVEEDTTITLNCSSDANPAANYSWYKEGENSSKSSEQNFVITQVTAKDSGRYSCRVWNLLGHSESTVNVTVVPVRPWKLAAIGSGVGIFLIGLTGVFVVLFRKKNTHKKSVETKVDISSKLEEEYTSIHFPKAQTDLCSKVKTSGHLEPKHVEEEDVQYSEVSFHRPSSAPRTTGAVDSTDAIYSTVK; from the exons atggggttggctgcagcagccttcctccttctcctcatcgctCCAG TTCTACAGGCTCAGTATACCAGTAGTTGGAGGGTGAAGTACACCAATGGTCACATCTTTGCTGTCAAAGGATCAACAGTCAACATCAGCTGCACCTATATTTACCCATTGAATCATAAAGTTACAGATAAATTCTGGTTTCTAAAAAAGAGGATTCCTAATTTTGAGAATCTGAAGTCAGTCCCAGAGTATTCAGGTCGTGTTGAGAATATCTGTGATGACAAGATCAACAGATGTACTCTGATCATCAGAAACTTGACAGAGAGCGACTCAACTGTTTACATGTTCATATTCATAACTGATCGACATTATTGGAAGTATTATGGTAAACCTGGAGTCACTCTGAGGGTCTCAG atCTTCAGGTGATCAGATCAACTCAGAATCTGAGCTGTGACAGCTGTTCTCTGACACCTCAACAAAACTGTAACTTGTTCAAGACTGAACAAACGATCCTTGGAAACATTTATTATGCAGCTCCAGAAGACAATATTCTTACAGACGACTGCACCTGTAGGATAGGAGAAATAGGACATTCTG gtgtgaGGTTCAAGGCAGCGACTTCCACTTCTACTGAAATCTGTGTTGTCAAAGGATCAACAGTCGACATCAGCTGCAAGTGCAGATATTCAAGCCAGTTACCATACGATGATACTTTCTGGGTTATAAAAGCTTCTGATGTGGAACTCAGCTCCAACTCACATCATTCATATACGTGCTTTAAAGAGGATTTAAAGTATCAGTCaaactactactacaactacagATATACTATGAGGATCACAAATGTGCATAAGAACGACTCAGCTGTCTACAAGTTCATGAtcagaacaaacacaggtgGTTGGAGATTAACTGGTGAACCTGGAGTCAGACTGACTGTACCAG ACCCAGTGCTGCAGGTACGTGTGAGTAGACaagagagcagcaacaggagtgaGCTGACGTGTCAGAGTCAGTGTGGAGCGTCTCTTTATCCTTACATATGGTACAAGAATGATGAGAAAGTTGACGGTGTCACAAGAATTCATGATGTTTCCCTGAGTATAAATTCTCCAGCCAGATATTCCTGCACTGTTATAGGATACGAATCTTTCCGCTCTCCTGCAGTGT ATGCTCCTGAAGGTCCATTAGTGTCAGTGAGTCCCTCTGGTGAGGTTGAGGAGGACACTACAATCACCCTGAACTGTAGCTCTGATGCTAACCCGGCAGCTAATTACAGCTGGTACAAGGAGGGTGAAAACTCATCAAAATCATCAGAGCAGAACTTCGTCATCACTCAGGTCACAGCCAAAGACAGTGGACGTTATTCCTGTCGAGTCTGGAACCTGTTAGGACACAGTGAGTCTACAGTGAATGTGACTGTTGTCCCAG TTCGGCCATGGAAACTGGCAGCCATCGGATCAGGTGTTGGGATTTTCCTTATTGGACTTACAGGagtctttgttgttttgtttag GAAGAAGAACACACATAAGAAGTCAGTAGAGACAAAAGTG GATATATCCAGTaagctggaggaggaatatACCAGCATCCACTTCCCCAAAGCCCAGACAGATCTGTGCTCCAAAGTCAAAACATCTGGACACCTCGAGCCAAAACatgtggaggaagaagatgtgCAGTACTCTGAAGTCAGTTTTCACAGACCCAGCTCTGCCCCGAG GACAACTGGTGCCGTGGACAGTACTGATGCAATCTACAGCACAGTCAAGTAG
- the LOC115253280 gene encoding histone-lysine N-methyltransferase PRDM9-like isoform X1, whose translation MLLSIDQDHDPSEYLTLDLNLDDSLQKTLAIMSVMNSEESEPNLQLFSHSTHEDSNHKGDQQNDSGSTLRKQNHPQHKDFQGQHFVMCKEEDGEVLINQGHWNTERNAGLDPEDTKPQHMKEEHLRITAEEVVLKQETDASLSPPSSEVYREVQTLNPDKTTKQSVTKLPLLNPVMSEPNSDPLLLLSTSCREDKVIGQRKTRRGGSRSTKQDKNITQPRQRAGKRHAKDVQKPSKLIRNCNSDRGEKSLKCDTCGKRFKFKSTLHIHIRIHTGEKPYVCKTCGKSFTQQGHLSSHILIHTGEKPYVCLTCKKGFLRKKSLRDHMTIHTGLQPHVCVTCEKGFILKKDFTAHIRTHNAEKHTR comes from the exons atgctTCTTTCTATTGATCAGGATCATGACCCCAGTGAATATCTTACTTTGGACTTGAATCTTGATGATTCTCTACAAAAGACTTTAGCCATCATGTCGGTAATGAATTCTGAGGAATCAGAACCAAACCTGCAGCTGTTCTCTCACAGCACACATGAGGACAGTAATCATAAGGGAGATCAACAAAATGACTCTGGATCAACTCTTCGCAAACAAAACCATCCACAACACAAAG ATTTTCAAGGGCAACATTTTGTCATGTGCAAGGAGGAAGATGGGGAAGTTCTCATCAACCAGGGGCACTGGAACACTGAGAGGAACGCTGGTCTGGACCCAGAGGACACAAAACCTCAACACATGAAAGAGGAACATCTCAGGATCACTGCGGAGGAAGTTGTATTGAAGCAGGAGACTGACGCATCCCTTTCCCCCCCTAGTTCTGAAGTATACAGGGAGGTTCAGACCCTAAATCCTGATAAAACTACAAAACAGTCTGTGACCAAGTTGCCACTTTTGAATCCTGTGATGTCAGAACCAAACAGTGACCCACTGCTACTGCTTTCCACCAGCTGTCGTGAGGACAAAGTCATAGGTCAAAGGAAAACTAGACGTGGTGGCTCTCGGTCAACCAAGCAAGACAAGAATATAACACAACCCCGACAGCGTGCAGGTAAGCGGCATGCTAAAGATGTTCAGAAACCTAGCAAACTAATAAGAAACTGTAATTCTGACAGAGgtgaaaagtctttaaaatgtgATACCTGTGGGAAACGTTTTAAATTTAAGTCCACTTTGCACATTCACAtcagaattcacacaggtgaaaagccatatgtgtgtaaaacatgtgggaaatcTTTCACACAACAAGGTCACCTGAGTTCTCACATCTTAATTCATACAGGTGAGAAGCCATATGTGTGTTTGACGTGCAAGAAAGGCTTCTTACGAAAAAAGAGTCTGCGCGATCACATGACAATTCACACAGGTCTGCAGCCACATGTATGTGTAACATGTGAGAAAGGTTTCATTCTGAAGAAGGACTTTACCGCCCACATAAGAACCCATAATGCCGAGAAGCATACACGCTAA
- the LOC115253280 gene encoding histone-lysine N-methyltransferase PRDM9-like isoform X2, whose amino-acid sequence MLLSIDQDHDPSEYLTLDLNLDDSLQKTLAIMSVMNSEESEPNLQLFSHSTHEDSNHKGDQQNDSGSTLRKQNHPQHKDFQGQHFVMCKEEDGEVLINQGHWNTERNAGLDPEDTKPQHMKEEHLRITAEEVVLKQETDASLSPPSSEVYREVQTLNPDKTTKQSVTKLPLLNPVMSEPNSDPLLLLSTSCREDKVIGQRKTRRGGSRSTKQDKNITQPRQRAGEKPYVCLTCKKGFLRKKSLRDHMTIHTGLQPHVCVTCEKGFILKKDFTAHIRTHNAEKHTR is encoded by the exons atgctTCTTTCTATTGATCAGGATCATGACCCCAGTGAATATCTTACTTTGGACTTGAATCTTGATGATTCTCTACAAAAGACTTTAGCCATCATGTCGGTAATGAATTCTGAGGAATCAGAACCAAACCTGCAGCTGTTCTCTCACAGCACACATGAGGACAGTAATCATAAGGGAGATCAACAAAATGACTCTGGATCAACTCTTCGCAAACAAAACCATCCACAACACAAAG ATTTTCAAGGGCAACATTTTGTCATGTGCAAGGAGGAAGATGGGGAAGTTCTCATCAACCAGGGGCACTGGAACACTGAGAGGAACGCTGGTCTGGACCCAGAGGACACAAAACCTCAACACATGAAAGAGGAACATCTCAGGATCACTGCGGAGGAAGTTGTATTGAAGCAGGAGACTGACGCATCCCTTTCCCCCCCTAGTTCTGAAGTATACAGGGAGGTTCAGACCCTAAATCCTGATAAAACTACAAAACAGTCTGTGACCAAGTTGCCACTTTTGAATCCTGTGATGTCAGAACCAAACAGTGACCCACTGCTACTGCTTTCCACCAGCTGTCGTGAGGACAAAGTCATAGGTCAAAGGAAAACTAGACGTGGTGGCTCTCGGTCAACCAAGCAAGACAAGAATATAACACAACCCCGACAGCGTGCAG GTGAGAAGCCATATGTGTGTTTGACGTGCAAGAAAGGCTTCTTACGAAAAAAGAGTCTGCGCGATCACATGACAATTCACACAGGTCTGCAGCCACATGTATGTGTAACATGTGAGAAAGGTTTCATTCTGAAGAAGGACTTTACCGCCCACATAAGAACCCATAATGCCGAGAAGCATACACGCTAA
- the LOC101071828 gene encoding complement C3-like: MAPWTLHSIWILVFLCSCDGQLDVAVRPSRHRIRWRDRFRERDSLWDLRRIPNPRRSIATVPRFTLLAPDLLRTDSLENIYLQADGVTTPVTVSISIQNFGKTSMLLQDSVTLNQENGFHTLKSIQLPSDNLNREEKKNKFVYLKVVYGGFYTEERAIMVSFQSGYIFIQTDKPIYNPGDTVRFRAFVSSPSFKAFDSSITVDIKNPDGIVVKQVSRTRATNGIYVDAFPLSEIVNEGMWTVVSKFDHWKQNTFTTQFEVKKYLLPAFNVTLTPRKPFFSLYESELAVEISARYLYGEPVQGTAYVVFGIKINQEMIRLPSVKKVTDLDGGIVRLHMSDIKRLYPSVTSLVGNSIYVKASVLTKSGSDLVEAEKTGIKIVQSPYVVSFKDMIKYFKPGHPFDFTIQVSNQDGSPAHNVPVKVNLLDSPLTVFAGSVRATINMPKLQSQQTITVETVRADLRPEQQAKQQVTIKPFFPFNGQQQNYLYISSGTNKVSLGDLLSLKLSISTSEPTVRENIKHITYLVLNKGQIIATERIDVTGQLLTSVKLTITPDMMPSFRFVAFYSIPWSGREEVVPDSIWVDVEDSCVGGLKVRPVDGIPRDYTPGKTFNFQVRGDPGAKVGLVAVDNAIFLLNKDRLTQRKIWDVVEHGDIGCTRGGGRDASMVFSDAGLLYASSAGFQTQTRQALQCRVSARRRRSAEQLQRKAQLENYYKEKLQRRCCQDGLRNIPMPYSCTRRSFYITEGWECIRAFRYCCATYRNQEFNTEIPTTLPPMTTQPMTTSAPMTPHPPMPTFPFYGLGQANTPIRLIPYSRQMDTVLVSVERNIETFNFGARREKVEEVHTMAVGELEEDDDEEDGWEYQDESDIYLRSKFYESWLWKSIDLPVQADRDGLATKNVDSALPDSITEWGVLAISASPDTGFCVAEPYNVRAWKRFFVDLRLPYSVARNEQVEIKAVIHNYGYEDMHVRVVLMKTEHMCSIAFKDRHTQEVKVAAGSSVAVPYTIVPLAVGKLPVEVMVVGRDLTGGDRIQKLLRVVLDGVEKTEVWSAVLNPAAEGGKQLVNVDKIKLESVVPNSQPETFINVRGNVLADSIDNSITEDSLASLIRMPGGCVEQNLASITLPLIATLYLERTEGWESVGVQRKAEALRYIRRGYENQLAYRKSDGSYPPYRRQGASTWITAYVVKVFSMAYAIVGVNEQQVCDPLLYLVKNKLQRTGMYIEDNPVYSTTMTGGLRGDDPQITLTAFVLIALAEAKQAGISCSDPTINLDSVMLRTADYLKKAIEQSGRRPYTVAIASYALVLLKKPQQYNPLSVLIRSAAPERNHWPDSQNTLFTLEATGYALLALVKLGRMEEAERAFKFLNSQRRRGGGFGSTQSTMVVLHALSEYLIMKPPPEDLSLDVDVRIQGRKEIRYHFDPSSAYAARSSRLPANLDLEVEARGNGEGILEVVTHYNQLHVVEEEKPCKHFELAVTIEESSEKPPADVEKSYQLTIKVRALGPQDVRMVVLDISLPTGFTPENSDLEMLSNSVDHYISNFKIVDNLSDRGSLIIHLFKVSHKEQEILVFRLQQSFRVGLLQPSSVTAYQYYSPDHRCSRTYSPSRNTEELTKICRDNVCRCTQGDCCISKPDTENFPNKERETFACSSLHHVFKVKVLSMVQSYYDKYEMEIIQIIKLGVEPGVEQGQRRFFLSHGGCRDGLELKLGSQYLIIGPKEDQWSIDSNTNQFLYMLGKDTWVEHWPSPAECSSNPSLQVKCRSLDDAANELSINACRQ; the protein is encoded by the exons ATGGCTCCATGGACGCTACACAGTATTTGGATACTCGTCTTTCTTTGCAGCTGTGACGGACAGCTTGATGTAGCTGTTCGACCCTCCCGACATCG GATTCGGTGGCGTGACAG ATTCCGAGAAAGAGACTCTCTTTGGGATTTGCGTCG GATACCAAACCCCAGGCGCAGCATCGCCACTGTGCCAAG GTTCACCCTGCTGGCTCCTGACCTGCTGAGGACAGACAGCCTGGAGAACATCTACTTGCAAGCAGATGGGGTGACCACCCCCGTCAccgtctccatctccatccagaACTTTGGAAAGACCTCCATGCTCCTTCAGGACTCAGTCACCCTCAATCAGGAAAATGGTTTCCACACTCTTAAGAGTATACAG CTGCCCTCAGACAATTTAAATcgtgaggagaagaagaacaagtTTGTGTACCTGAAAGTGGTCTATGGGGGCTTTTACACTGAGGAGAGGGCAATAATGGTGTCCTTCCAGTCTGGCTACATCTTCATCCAGACGGACAAACCCATCTACAACCCTGGAGACACtg TTCGGTTCAGAGCCTTTGTCTCTTCACCGTCCTTTAAGGCGTTTGACAGCTCCATCACAGTGGATATCAAG AATCCTGATGGCATTGTGGTGAAGCAGGTCTCCAGAACTAGAGCTACCAATGGCATATATGTCGACGCCTTCCCACTCTCTGAAATTGTGAA tgaAGGAATGTGGACCGTGGTCTCAAAGTTTGACCACTGGAAGCAGAACACGTTCACGACCCAGTTTGAGGTGAAGAAGTACT TGCTCCCTGCCTTTAATGTTACCTTGACGCCCAGGAAGCCATTCTTCAGCCTGTACGAATCTGAACTGGCCGTGGAGATCTCAGCCAG GTATCTGTATGGAGAGCCGGTCCAGGGGACAGCCTATGTGGTGTTTGGAATAAAGATCAACCAAGAGATGATAAGGCTGCCCTCAGTGAAGAAGGTCACTGAT CTCGATGGAGGAATTGTCCGTCTACACATGAGTGATATCAAGAGACTTTACCCCAGTGTGACAAGTTTGGTGGGCAACTCCATTTATGTAAAGGCCTCTGTGCTCACTAAATCAG GCAGCGATTTGGTGGAAGCAGAGAAGACTGGCATTAAAATTGTGCAGTCTCCATATGTGGTGTCCTTCAAGGACATGATAAAGTACTTCAAACCAGGCCACCCCTTCGACTTCACC ATCCAAGTGAGCAACCAAGATGGCTCGCCGGCACACAACGTCCCGGTCAAGGTGAATCTCCTGGACTCCCCCCTGACCGTCTTTGCCGGATCCGTCCGGGCCACCATCAACATGCCCAAACTTCAATCACAACAAACAATCACT GTTGAGACTGTACGGGCTGATCTGAGACCAGAGCAGCAGGCCAAACAACAGGTCACCATCAAGCCTTTCTTCCCCTTTAACGGACAACAACAAAACTATCTTTATATCTCCTCGGGGACCAACAAGGTGTCTCTTGGAGACCTCCTGTCCCTGAAGCTCAGCATCAGTACTTCAGAGCCGACAGTCAGAGAGAACATTAAACACATCACCTACCTG GTGTTGAATAAAGGCCAGATCATCGCTACTGAGCGTATCGATGTGACGGGGCAGCTGCTCACAAGCGTCAAGTTGACCATCACCCCAGATATGATGCCGTCATTCCGTTTTGTGGCATTCTACAGTATTCCCTGGTcgggcagagaggaggtggtgcCGGACTCCATCTGGGTGGATGTGGAAGATTCCTGTGTTGGAGGG ctgaaggtcaggCCGGTGGATGGCATTCCTCGAGACTACACTCCCGGGAAGACCTTTAATTTTCAAGTCCGTGGAGACCCAGGGGCAAAGGTCGGGCTGGTGGCCGTGGACAATGCCATCTTTCTTCTCAACAAGGACAGACTGACAcagaggaag ATTTGGGACGTGGTGGAACATGGAGACATCGGCTGCACTCGAGGAGGTGGCAGAGATGCCAGCATGGTCTTCTCAGATGCTGGGCTGCTCTATGCCTCCAGTGCTGGGTTCCAAACTCAAACCAGACAAG CTCTTCAATGTCGGGTTAGTGCCAGACGGAGACGCTCTGCTGAACAGTTGCAGCGTAAAGCTCAGCTGG AGAATTATTATAAGGAGAAGCTGCAGCGCCGTTGCTGCCAGGATGGCCTCAGAAATATTCCAATGCCATACTCCTGCACAAGGCGCTCCTTCTACATCACAGAGGGCTGGGAGTGCATCCGGGCCTTCCGCTACTGCTGTGCCACCTACAGGAATCAAGAATTTAACACTGAGATTCCGACCACACTTCCTCCAATGACCACGCAGCCCATGACAACGAGCGCCCCAATGACCCCACACCCACCCATGCCCACTTTTCCATTCTACGGGTTGGGTCAAGCGAATACCCCAATCCGATTAATACCATATTCAAGGCAAATGG ATACGGTATTAGTATCAGTTGAAAGGAATATAGAAACTTTCAACTTTGGAGCCAGAAGGGAAAAGGTAGAAGAAGTTCACACAATGGCAGTCGGAGAATTAGAAGAagatgacgatgaggaggatGGGTGGGAGTACCAGGATGAGAGTGATATTTATCTGCGGTCCAAATTCTATGAGTCATGGCTGTGGAAGTCAATTGACCTGCCCGTTCAGGCCGACAGAGATGG GCTGGCGACTAAGAATGTGGACAGTGCCTTACCTGACAGCATCACAGAGTGGGGGGTTCTGGCCATCAGTGCATCACCTGATACAG GGTTCTGTGTGGCTGAGCCGTACAACGTGCGGGCATGGAAGCGTTTCTTTGTGGACCTGAGGTTGCCGTATTCCGTGGCCAGAAATGAGCAAGTGGAGATTAAAGCTGTGATCCATAACTATGGATATGAGGATATGCAC GTGAGGGTGGTGCTGATGAAGACAGAACACATGTGCAGCATCGCCTtcaaggacagacacacacaggaagtgaaggtaGCTGCTGGCTCCTCCGTGGCGGTGCCGTACACAATCGTGCCACTGGCTGTGGGGAAACTTCctgtggaggtgatggtggttGGCAGAGACCTGACAGGCGGAGACCGCATCCAGAAACTTCTGCGGGTGGTG CTGGATGGAGTTGAGAAAACTGAAGTCTGGAGCGCAGTGTTGAACCCGGCAGCCGAGGGAG GAAAGCAGCTGGTTAATGTGGACAAAATCAAACTGGAGTCAGTTGTGCCAAACTCTCAACCAGAAACCTTCATTAATGTTCGAG gAAACGTGCTGGCTGACAGCATCGATAACTCCATCACAGAGGACTCTCTGGCCTCGCTCATCCGGATGCCTGGTGGTTGTGTGGAGCAGAACTTGGCCTCTATTACTCTTCCTCTCATCGCCACCCTCTAcctggagaggacagagggttGGGAGAGTGTTGGGGTGCAACGCAAAGCCGAGGCTCTCCGGTACATCAGGAGAG GGTATGAGAATCAGCTGGCATACAGAAAGAGTGATGGCTCTTACCCCCCCTACAGGAGACAGGGTGCAAGCACATG GATCACAGCATATGTGGTGAAAGTATTTTCTATGGCGTACGCCATTGTCGGCGTTAATGAGCAGCAAGTCTGTGACCCTCTGCTCTACCTGGTGAAGAACAAGCTGCAGAGGACTGGGATGTACATCGAGGACAACCCAGTATACAGCACAACTATGACT ggtggtctcCGCGGTGACGACCCTCAGATCACCCTCACTGCCTTTGTTCTCATAGCGCTTGCAGAGGCCAAGCAGGCGGGCATCAGCTGCAGTGATCCGACCATCAACCTAGAT TCAGTCATGCTCAGGACAGCAGACTATCTTAAGAAAGCCATAGAGCAAAGTGGCAGGAGGCCGTATACGGTGGCCATCGCCTCATATGCACTCGTTCTCCTGAAGAAGCCTCAGCAATACAACCCCTTATCAGTCCTGATAAGGTCTGCTGCTCCAG AGCGTAACCACTGGCCTGACAGTCAGAACACTTTATTCACACTGGAGGCGACGGGGTATGCCCTGCTGGCCCTGGTCAAGCTGGGACGCATGGAAGAGGCTGAACGGGCATTTAAATTTCTGAacagccagaggaggagaggagggggcttTGGCTCCACTCAG TCCACAATGGTGGTTCTCCATGCACTGTCGGAGTACCTGATCATGAAACCTCCTCCAGAGGACCTCAGCCTGGACGTGGATGTCAGGATACAAGGACGCAAAGAAATCCGCTACCACTTTGATCCCAGCTCAGCCTACGCCGCTCGCTCCTCCAGG CTGCCTGCTAACCTTGATTTGGAAGTGGAGGCTCGAGGGAACGGAGAGGGTATACTCGAG GTTGTGACGCATTACAACCAGCTACACGTGGTTGAAGAGGAGAAACCATGCAAACACTTTGAGCTCGCCGTCACTATTGAAGAATCCAGTG AAAAGCCTCCAGCAGATGTAGAAAAGTCCTACCAGCTCACCATTAAAGTCAG aGCTTTAGGACCACAAGATGTCAGGATGGTGGTTCTGGATATAAGTCTTCCAACTGGCTTCACTCCAGAGAACTCAGACCTGGAGATG CTGTCCAACTCAGTGGATCATTACATAAGCAACTTCAAGATTGTGGATAACCTGAGTGATCGTGGTTCACTGATCATCCACCTGTTCAAG GTCTCTCACAAAGAACAAGAAATCCTGGTCTTCAGGCTCCAGCAGAGCTTCAGGGTGGGTCTTCTCCAGCCATCCTCAGTTACCGCCTACCAGTATTACAGCCCAG ATCACCGCTGCAGTCGCACCTACTCTCccagcagaaacacagaggaactcACAAAGATCTGCAGGGACAACGTCTGCCGCTGCACACAGG GCGACTGCTGCATCTCCAAACCTGACACTGAAAACTTTCCcaacaaagaaagagagacatTTGCCTGCAGTTCTTTACACCACG TTTTCAAGGTGAAGGTGTTGAGCATGGTTCAGAGTTATTACGACAAATACGAGATGGAAATCATACAAATTATCAAGCTGG gtgtggagCCTGGAGTTGAACAGGGTCAAAGAAGGTTCTTCCTGTCTCATGGAGGCTGCAGAGATGGACTGGAACTTAAACTGGGTTCCCAGTACCTCATCATTGGCCCCAAAGAGGACCAGTGGAGCATCGACAGCAATACCAATCA ATTCCTCTACATGTTAGGTAAGGACACCTGGGTAGAGCACTGGCCATCAcctgcagagtgctccagcaaCCCCAGCCTGCAGGTCAAATGCAGGAGTCTGGATGACGCTGCAAACGAACTGTCCATCAATGCCTGCAGACAGTAA